From a single Flavobacteriales bacterium genomic region:
- the tig gene encoding trigger factor: protein MEIVKEDIDKLNSVIKIQLKPADYEVSVSNVLKDYRLKANMPGFRKGKVPMSMINKMYGKSVLADELNKLLSNTLYKFIDENELKLLGSPLPNESNEKLDLDKETEFEFKYDIGLSPVFDVNISEKEKFTRYVIIIDEELTNKYVKDITKRFGGVADTDISDIDSMIQCDFQELDKSGAALEEGITNNASVSVEFVEDSKYQKKLIGLKVGDTLKVDPKKLSKGDADLAAMLGKTKAEVENLKSDFQITVSGIKKVNAAEINQELFDRVYGKDVIKTEKEFKGKINDELKVMFEKDSDFKLRKDVNDKLLSNLKLGIPDEFLKRWILNSNKKEITKEQLDLEYDGYAENLKVQLITSKIAKEKEIKIEAEEVTEYVKEATLKQYKENYGIELTEEQQAEVIKRFMENKEEVQNVYERLIDEKLMDLFKGTFNLKDKDISYDDFVKLVTEKKSDSFFKGLNPFK, encoded by the coding sequence ATGGAGATCGTTAAGGAAGACATAGATAAGCTAAATTCAGTCATTAAGATACAACTGAAACCGGCTGATTATGAGGTGAGTGTGAGTAACGTGTTGAAGGATTATCGATTGAAGGCGAATATGCCAGGCTTTAGAAAGGGTAAGGTTCCAATGAGTATGATTAATAAAATGTATGGTAAATCAGTGTTAGCTGATGAGCTTAATAAATTATTGAGTAATACTTTATACAAATTCATTGACGAAAATGAGTTGAAGCTATTGGGAAGTCCTTTGCCAAATGAAAGTAATGAAAAACTAGATCTAGATAAAGAAACTGAATTTGAGTTTAAATATGATATTGGTTTGTCTCCGGTCTTTGATGTAAATATCTCTGAAAAAGAAAAGTTTACGCGTTATGTTATAATAATCGATGAAGAACTTACTAATAAGTATGTTAAGGATATTACTAAAAGATTTGGTGGTGTTGCAGATACGGATATCTCCGATATTGACTCAATGATTCAATGCGACTTTCAGGAGTTGGATAAGTCTGGAGCTGCGTTGGAAGAGGGCATTACAAATAATGCTTCTGTTTCTGTTGAATTTGTTGAAGATTCAAAGTATCAGAAAAAACTTATAGGATTAAAAGTGGGGGATACCTTAAAGGTAGATCCAAAGAAGTTAAGTAAAGGAGATGCTGACCTTGCTGCAATGCTTGGAAAGACTAAAGCTGAAGTCGAAAACTTGAAATCAGATTTTCAAATAACTGTTTCGGGAATTAAGAAAGTAAATGCGGCGGAAATCAACCAAGAATTATTTGATAGAGTTTACGGAAAGGATGTTATAAAAACGGAGAAAGAGTTTAAAGGCAAAATTAATGATGAGCTTAAAGTTATGTTTGAGAAAGACAGTGATTTTAAACTTAGAAAGGACGTAAACGATAAGCTTCTGAGTAACTTGAAACTTGGTATTCCTGATGAGTTTTTAAAGAGATGGATTCTTAATTCAAATAAGAAGGAGATTACTAAAGAACAATTAGATTTAGAATATGATGGGTATGCTGAAAACTTAAAAGTTCAGTTGATTACTAGTAAAATTGCCAAGGAAAAAGAAATTAAGATCGAGGCGGAGGAGGTTACGGAATATGTGAAAGAGGCTACATTAAAGCAATACAAAGAAAATTATGGTATTGAGTTAACGGAAGAGCAACAAGCGGAAGTTATAAAGCGATTTATGGAGAACAAAGAAGAGGTTCAAAACGTATACGAGCGACTGATTGATGAAAAGCTAATGGATCTATTTAAAGGCACTTTTAATTTGAAGGATAAAGATATTTCCTATGACGATTTTGTTAAATTAGTAACAGAAAAGAAATCAGATTCCTTTTTTAAAGGATTAAACCCATTCAAATAA
- the clpP gene encoding ATP-dependent Clp endopeptidase proteolytic subunit ClpP, which produces MFDKDEFRKYAIKHRGISSITLDKYTSVTNGYISPTIIEERQMNVASMDIFSRLMMDRIIFLGVGIDDDVANIIMGQLLFLESVDSKKDIQIYLNSPGGSVYAGLGIYDTMQYIAPDIATICTGMAASMGAVLLCAGAEGKRSCLKHSRVMIHQPMGGASGQASDIEITAAEIQKLKKELYEIISDHSKTDIKKVYKDGDRDFWMTSSEAKEYGMIDEVLERKK; this is translated from the coding sequence ATGTTCGATAAAGACGAGTTTAGGAAATACGCAATAAAGCATAGAGGCATTAGTAGTATTACTCTGGATAAGTATACTTCCGTTACGAACGGATATATATCACCAACAATTATTGAAGAGAGGCAAATGAATGTTGCCTCAATGGATATATTTTCTCGATTGATGATGGATCGAATTATATTCTTAGGAGTTGGTATTGACGACGATGTTGCAAATATTATTATGGGTCAACTATTGTTTTTAGAATCTGTAGACTCAAAAAAGGACATTCAGATATATCTAAACTCACCTGGAGGATCTGTATATGCAGGTTTAGGGATATATGACACAATGCAATATATAGCTCCGGATATTGCTACGATATGTACAGGTATGGCAGCCTCAATGGGTGCTGTTTTGTTATGTGCAGGTGCTGAAGGAAAACGAAGCTGTTTAAAACATAGTAGAGTAATGATTCACCAGCCAATGGGTGGAGCATCTGGGCAAGCTTCTGATATAGAAATCACGGCTGCTGAGATTCAAAAGCTAAAAAAAGAACTGTATGAAATTATTTCTGACCACTCTAAAACTGACATTAAGAAGGTTTATAAAGATGGTGATAGAGATTTCTGGATGA